A single region of the Pyricularia oryzae 70-15 chromosome 4, whole genome shotgun sequence genome encodes:
- a CDS encoding nuclear condensin complex subunit Smc4 gives MSARPSRRAAASRRTAVVDSSDEDEIANTTKMPEDSEEEFTPAPKRSPRKSTAASSRRRTVDPDASTLTTASISSTLPRRGRPKKSLAPPEEPSQIFNPDESVATVTEPQSPPKKAAPRKRKSAAPRAVEPETTPEPSQLEPSHLATPTQTPKPKVSPDVSTVSASPLADITSTSINEKRRPSEETLAAVKPIRAMDTILEKPMDIVLKSRTLTVPIIEDTTPKPRIVITYLIMTNFKSYAGRQEVGPFHSSFSSVVGPNGSGKSNVIDSLLFVFGFRASKMRQGKLSALIHNSAQYQNLDHCEVAVHFREVLDLPGGGHEVIPNSDLVISRKAFRNNSSTYYINNKTSNFTTVTTLLKERGVDLDHKRFLILQGEVESIAQMKPKAGNEHEDGLLEYLEDIIGTSKYKTPIEEAAAEVETLNEICTEKNGRVQHVEKEKHSLEDKKNKALAFIRDENELVSKQAALYQLYISELDDNLAVTEEAITQQQAQLDLELQKHEGSEQIIKQLQKTYGKISKEFETQDKEAQVLAKELAKFDQERVKFEEKRKFLTDKQKKLEKTIANAENSAAEGEETIEKCTEEIELHGRDIESLEERIKEEEEELATIRDSLKGKTQAFSDKIAVKQKSLEPWKEKINQKQSAIAVAESELTILKEKANSGAVALEELEAKIATIEGERVAKSKELKQCLAEKAGLEKEAHDIEEELKNLAGQEPKIRAKVSNARQKADEARSSLAQTQTQGNVLTALMRMKESGRIDGFHGRLGNLGTIEQKYDVAISTACPALDNFVTDTVEAGQQCIEYLRKTNLGRGNFICLDKLRSRDLSPIQTPEDAPRLFDLIRAKDDRFRPAFYHALQDTLVAKDLTQANRIAYGAKRWRVVTLDGELIDKSGTMSGGGTTVKKGLMSSKLVADTTKEQVAKLEGDRDGLEAKFEEFQEYQRGLETRLRELKDEIPRFDTKMQKLKLEIDSGARNLADVQRRIEELSREHQPSQTDDNRAAVLEKEIAKLQKEVEKLYGETSSVEEEIKVLQDKIMQVGGEKLRAQRAKIDSLKEEIATHNEELSTAEVKKVKAEKQKVKLAKDHAKATKDLQAAVRDLESLDDEIQNQGDKSESLSSAVEEAQEALKVKKKELSELKAELDEKTAELNATRATEIEMRNKLEENQKVLSDTEKRLRYWDDKLSKLVLQDINDLTGESTAAAVAGDEDVAMEDVAMEDAPAEQDDEEAEADRTAVKDGPPSSPARRANGSEPLQIPRYTKDELADMDKETLKSEIATLEERTQNVNVDLGVLAEYRRRVEEHAARSSDLNSAVSQRDAAKKRCDDLRRLRLEGFMEGFSAISLRLKEMYQMITMGGNAELELVDSLDPFSEGILFSVMPPKKSWKNISNLSGGEKTLSSLALVFALHHYKPTPLYVMDEIDAALDFRNVSIVANYIKERTKNAQFIVISLRNNMFELAARLVGVYKVNHMTKSVTIENQDYIKRPASQRQQQQQPAGA, from the exons ATGTCTGCCCGACCTAGTCGCCGCGCCGCGGCATCGCGACGTACCGCCGTTGTGGACTCATCAGATGAAGACGAGATCGCAAACACTACAAAAATGCCTGAGGACAGCGAGGAGGAGTTCACACCCGCACCCAAGCGGAGCCCGCGCAAATCAACCGCGGCTAGCAGCAGACGCAGGACAGTTGATCCAGATGCCAGCACATTGACCACTGCCAGCATATCGAGTACTCTCCCTCGTCGCGGTCGTCCCAAGAAAAGCCTCGCGCCGCCCGAGGAGCCCAGTCAAATCTTCAACCCTGACGAATCTGTAGCGACTGTGACTGAACCGCAGTCGCCGCCCAAGAAGGCCGCTCCGCGCAAGCGCAAGAGTGCTGCACCTCGAGCCGTTGAGCCAGAGACCACACCGGAGCCAAGCCAGTTGGAGCCAAGTCATTTGGCCACGCCTACACAAACGCCCAAACCAAAGGTCTCACCAGATGTCTCCACGGTCTCGGCATCGCCGCTGGCTGATATTACCAGCACCAGCATAAACGAGAAAAGGCGGCCTTCCGAAGAAACATTGGCAGCCGTGAAGCCGATACGGGCAATGGACACAATATTGGAGAAGCCCATGGATATTGTGCTCAAGTCACGAACCCTGACGGTACCGATTATTGAGGATACAACCCCCAAACCGCGGATAGTGATCACCTATCTCATTATGACAAACTTCAAGAGTTACGCCGGGAGACAAGAGGTCGGGCCTTTTCACTCATCCTTTTCCTCCGTGGTCGGTCCCAACGGCTCTGGCAAGTCTAATGTCATCGATTCTCTCCTCTTCGTCTTTGGTTTCCGTGCCAGCAAGATGCGTCAGGGGAAACTCTCTGCCTTGATTCACAACTCTGCGCAGTACCAGAACCTAGACCATTGCGAGGTTGCAGTCCACTTTCGTGAGGTCTTGGATTTACCCGGAGGTGGACATGAAGTCATCCCCAACTCTGACCTGGTCATCTCCCGAAAGGCCTTCCGTAACAACTCAAGCACATACTACATCAACAATAAGACTTCAAACTTCACAACTGTTACAACTCTGCTCAAAGAACGTGGTGTTGATCTGGATCACAAGCGTTTTCTGATTCTTCAGGGTGAGGTCGAGTCCATTGCTCAGATGAAACCAAAGGCCGGTAACGAGCACGAGGACGGGCTTCTGGAGTACCTGGAGGACATCATTGGTACTTCCAAGTACAAGACACCTATTGAGGAGGCAGCAGCTGAGGTTGAGACGCTCAACGAAATTTGCACCGAGAAGAATGGTCGTGTTCAACACGTCGAGAAGGAAAAGCACAGCCTTGaagacaagaagaacaaggctTTGGCGTTCATCCGTGACGAAAATGAACTTGTGTCTAAGCAGGCGGCCTTGTATCAGCTATACATCAGTGAACTTGATGACAACTTGGCTGTCACCGAGGAGGCAATCACACAGCAGCAGGCGCAGCTTGATCTCGAACTGCAAAAGCATGAGGGAAGCGAGCAGATCATCAAACAACTCCAGAAAACGTATGGCAAGATCAGCAAGGAATTTGAGACTCAAGACAAGGAGGCCCAGGTCTTGGCCAAAGAATTAGCCAAGTTCGACCAGGAGCGGGTCAAGTTTGAGGAGAAGAGGAAGTTCCTGACGGACAAGCAGAAGAAGCTGGAGAAGACCATTGCAAACGCAGAGAATTCGGCTGCTGAAGGGGAGGAGACGATTGAGAAATGTACCGAGGAGATTGAGCTCCATGGCCGCGATATCGAGTCCTTGGAGGAGCGTAttaaggaggaggaggaggaactgGCCACGATCCGCGACAGCCTCAAGGGCAAGACTCAGGCCTTCTCCGACAAGATTGCCGTTAAACAAAAGTCACTCGAGCCTTGGAAAGAAAAGATCAACCAAAAACAGTCTGCTATTGCTGTTGCTGAAAGTGAGCTGACAATCCTCAAAGAGAAGGCCAACTCTGGTGCTGTTGCACTAGAGGAGCTTGAAGCCAAGATCGCCACAATTGAGGGAGAGCGTGTCGCCAAGTCCAAGGAGTTGAAGCAGTGTCTAGCCGAGAAGGCGGGCCTCGAGAAGGAGGCACACGACATTGAGGAAGAACTCAAGAATCTCGCCGGACAGGAGCCCAAGATCCGTGCTAAAGTGTCCAACGCGAGGCAAAAGGCTGATGAGGCCCGCTCCAGCCTGGCACAAACACAAACTCAAGGCAATGTCTTGACTGCTCTGATGCGCATGAAGGAGTCTGGTCGTATCGACGGCTTCCATGGCCGTCTAGGAAACCTCGGTACAATCGAGCAAAAGTACGACGTGGCCATCTCCACAGCATGCCCTGCTCTGGACAATTTTGTTACCGACACAGTCGAAGCCGGACAGCAATGCATTGAATATCTCCGCAAGACGAACCTCGGCCGTGGTAATTTCATTTGCTTGGACAAGCTCCGATCACGAGACCTATCTCCAATCCAGACCCCAGAGGATGCCCCCCGTCTGTTTGATCTGATTAGGGCAAAGGACGATCGGTTCAGACCTGCATTCTATCACGCTCTCCAGGACACATTGGTTGCCAAGGACCTCACTCAGGCAAACCGCATTGCATACGGCGCCAAGAGATGGCGCGTTGTGACCCTCGACGGCGAGTTGATTGATAAGTCTGGAACCATGTCTGGTGGTGGCACAACGGTCAAGAAGGGTCTGATGTCATCTAAACTAGTTGCTGATACCACCAAGGAGCAAGTTGCAAAGCTGGAAGGAGATCGCGACGGACTGGAAGCCAAATTCGAGGAGTTCCAAGAGTACCAGAGAGGTCTAGAAACTCGCCTCCGTGAGCTCAAGGACGAGATTCCTCGGTTCGATACCAAGATGCAGAAGTTGAAGCTCGAAATTGACAGCGGCGCCAGGAATCTTGCGGATGTCCAGCGACGCATTGAGGAGCTGAGCAGAGAGCACCAGCCGTCTCAGACGGATGACAACCGCGCTGCCGTTCTGGAAAAGGAGATCGCAAAGCTTCAAAAGGAGGTCGAAAAGCTGTACGGTGAGACCTCCAGCGTCGAGGAGGAGATCAAGGTCCTGCAAGACAAGATTATGCAAGTCGGTGGAGAGAAGCTTCGGGCACAACGTGCCAAGATCGACAGTCTAAAGGAAGAGATCGCGACACACAACGAGGAGCTTTCCACCGCAGAAGTCAAGAAAGTCAAGGCAGAGAAGCAAAAGGTCAAGCTTGCAAAGGACCATGCCAAGGCAACCAAAGATCTCCAGGCTGCAGTGCGTGACCTGGAATCACTGGATGACGAGATTCAGAATCAGGGAGACAAGTCGGAAAGCCTCAGCTCAGCTGTCGAGGAGGCGCAAGAAGCCCTCAAagtcaagaagaaggagctGTCCGAACTCAAGGCAGAGCTTGACGAAAAGACTGCCGAGCTCAATGCCACAAGGGCGACTGAGATTGAAATGCGCAATAAGCTCGAGGAAAACCAGAAGGTTCTCAGCGACACAGAAAAGCGTCTTCGCTACTGGGATGACAAGCTCTCCAAACTCGTCCTGCAAGATATCAACGACCTCACCGGTGAAAGCACTGCCGCTGCTGTGGCCGGTGATGAGGATGTTGCTATGGAAGACGTCGCCATGGAAGACGCTCCAGCTGAGCAAGATGATGAAGAGGCTGAGGCCGACAGGACGGCTGTTAAGGACGGGCCGCCTTCGTCACCTGCTCGCAGAGCTAATGGTTCCGAGCCACTGCAAATTCCTCGCTACACCAAGGATGAGCTTGCAGACATGGACAAGGAAACCCTCAAGAGCGAGATCGCGACCCTGGAGGAACGTACACAGAACGTAAACGTCGATCTCGGTGTCCTGGCTGAGTACCGGCGTCGTGTCGAAGAACATGCTGCACGATCCTCCGACCTGAACAGTGCGGTGTCGCAGCGTGACGCCGCCAAGAAGAGGTGCGATGACCTTCGACGCCTTCGCCTCGAGGGCTTCATGGAGGGCTTCAGCGCCATCTCACTCAGATTGAAGGAAATGTACCAAATGATCACAATGGGTGGTAACGCCGAGCTTGAGCTCGTCGACTCCCTGGATCCTTTCTCTGAGGGTATTCTGTTCTCCGTGATGCCTCCCAAGAAATCGTGGAAGAACATTAGCAACTTGTCTGGTGGTGAGAAGACGCTGAGCAGTCTGGCGCTGGTTTTTGCTCTGCATCACTACAAGCCAACGCCGCTGTATGTCATGGACGAAATCGATGCGGCGCTGGATTTCAGGAAC GTTTCTATCGTTGCCAATTACATCAAGGAGCGGACCAAGAACGCACAATTCATCGTCATTTCACTCCGCAACAACATGTTCGAACTGGCGGCGCGACTCGTCGGTGTGTACAAGGTCAACCACATGACCAAGAGCGTGACGATTGAGAACCAGGACTACATCAAACGTCCCGCTTCCCAaagacagcagcaacaacagccggCAGGTGCTTGA
- a CDS encoding calcofluor white hypersensitive protein, whose protein sequence is MAPAKYKDKDAGVLLSFNGAWISWTHTVIAYSAFIFALIVGLSLHYHKIVQNEWYGYPQEWFPSVSATIGDKYPERSVFMLLIAITSGPRFALVGLWYLLTRRNGQALPKFVAITGVVRTLTCGGWTYITSTDDHDWHDILMISYIVATIPWTAGCIALSPPNAKAIKYRKYLCSAFFGTLVPLIYFFIQHKVHRVAGAYTIYAFFEWSLILFDVGFDAVTALDFDSFELIIKDVHGASQGTNVSPQKAAVLEKEKEKATAGLMHQKVTPSGMLDIAADVYHGFVFWSILTSLGVTIWYFPLWYMGISGYEALVMVSISPLLLGISPFRWLITRFQRFFHLLSLTGLVAFLIKDPIQRLYAVGFGLGMQCLAWVATLHSESVHEGRLELRILSWAVGLILSSTVKFACRTLNPIWPIMRAETGGWNYTGLFLGLIAAWRFTRRGPLNLDGVQIKSGSSFLAACSIGGLFFALHSLLSDTSTMILWVWDGYPIRGPTSNTTAFYTIFAMTAGVLIGAYKPGLASLWTSYFIGCVGAGMVTIYPHWKGYYGALALTTYLMAVAVPLLRDAAKRSPGLVFGLGFFIYNFMVLFHVWVVAYAFVPGGPLVREHTDWVMASMMVLIGCGVFNLNAGKAAKKSKGKNEAQTSRSTLQHRKHYITVLGAINVAFLVAAYLRFPTNDYKPYHAPDRVITAGMWTIHFGLDNDMWSSERRMRDLLRDAELDVIGLVESDQQRIIMGNRDSTQYLAEDLGMYVDYGPGPNKHTWGAALLSKFPIINSTHHLLPSPVGELAPAIHATLDVYGTMVDVFVFHSGQEEDPEDRRLQSEYMRELMGSTNRPSVLLSYLVTRPLEGNYNTYVSEQSGMHDVDPTDWDRWCEYILFKGLKRVGYARISRSTITDTELQVGKFVVPEPGSAEATRAWEVDAEARNSRVEESQVPEGLRFPAVFRGEGVRGHRYHVFDEPRYFNY, encoded by the exons ATGGCGCCCGCAAAATACAAAGACAAGGACGCCGGCGTTCTTCTATCCTTCAATGGCGCTTGGATCAGCTGGACGCATACAGTGATTGCATACT CCGCCTTCATATTCGCACTCATCGTGGGCCTATCATTACATTACCACAAGATCGTCCAAAATGAGTGGTACGGCTACCCTCAAGAATGGTTTCCTTCGGTGTCGGCGACCATCGGCGACAAGTATCCCGAGCGATCCGTTTTTATGCTCCTGATCGCCATCACATCCG GCCCTCGTTTTGCGCTCGTCGGCCTCTGGTATCTCCTCACACGCCGCAATGGCCAGGCGCTTCCTAAGTTCGTTGCCATTACTGGCGTTGTACGAACTCTGACGTGTGGTGGCTGGACCTACATCACCTCGACGGATGACCATGACTGGCACGACATCCTCatgatttcgtacatcgtCGCTACGATCCCCTGGACGGCTGGTTGCATTGCCCTCAGCCCTCCCAACGCCAAGGCGATCAAGTACAGGAAGTACCTTTGCTCGGCTTTCTTTGGAACGCTAGTGCCGCTCATCTACTTTTTCATCCAGCACAAGGTCCACCGGGTTGCAGGAG CCTACACTATTTACGCCTTTTTTGAGTGGTCCCTGATCCTGTTTGACGTGGGTTTTGACGCTGTGACGGCTTTGGACTTTGACTCGTTTGAGCTCATCATCAAGGATGTACATGGTGCTAGCCAGGG TACCAACGTCTCTCCTCAGAAGGCTGCTGTTCTGGAGAAGGA GAAGGAGAAGGCCACTGCCGGTCTCATGCATCAGAAGGTGACCCCATCGGGCATGCTTGATATTGCTGCTGATGTCTACCACGGC TTTGTGTTCTGGTCAATTCTTACCAGCCTGGGGGTCACCATTTGGT ACTTTCCCCTCTGGTATATGGGCATTTCCGGATACGAAGCCCTTGTCATGGTGTCGATTTCTCCGCTGTTGTTGGGTATCAGCCCCTTTAGGTGGTTGATCACTCGATTCCAGCGCTTCTTCCATCTCCTCTCTCTGACTGGACTTGTGGCATTTCTGATCAAGGATCCGATCCAGCGTCTATATGCCGTCGGGTTCGGTCTTGGGATGCAGTGTCTCGCCTGGGTCGCAACCTTGCACTCGGAATCTGTGCATGAGGGTCGCCTGGAGTTGCGCATCTTGTCCTGGGCCGTTGGTCTCATTCTTTCGAGCACGGTCAAGTTTGCCTGCCGTACACTCAACccaatctggcccatcatgcGGGCCGAGACTGGCGGCTGGAACTACACAGGTCTCTTCCTTGGCCTTATTGCCGCCTGGCGCTTCACTCGGAGGGGCCCTCTGAACCTGGACGGCGTCCAGATCAAGTCTGGCTCGTCGTTCCTTGCTGCTTGCAGCATCGGTGGTCTTTTCTTTGCCCTCCACTCGCTGTTGTCCGACACTAGCACGATGATTCTTTGGGTGTGGGACGGATACCCAATCCGCGGACCTACCTCCAACACCACTGCATTTTACACCATCTTCGCCATGACTGCAGGAGTCTTGATCGGTGCTTACAAGCCCGGCCTGGCTAGCCTGTGGACTTCTTACTTCATCGGCTGCGTTGGCGCTGGTATGGTAACGATATACCCTCACTGGAAGGGTTACTATGGAGCTCTTGCTCTGACAACCTACCTGATGGCTGTCGCCGTGCCTCTGCTGAGAGATGCGGCAAAACGCTCTCCTGGCCTGGTCTTTGGTCTCGGGTTCTTCATCTACAACTTCATGGTACTCTTCCACGTCTGGGTAGTTGCCTATGCATTCGTGCCCGGTGGCCCACTCGTGCGCGAGCACACTGACTGGGTCATGGCGTCGATGATGGTCCTGATCGGCTGCGGTGTGTTCAACTTGAACGCCGGCAAGGCCGCCAAGAAGTCCAAGGGTAAGAACGAGGCCCAGACATCGCGCAGCACGCTTCAGCACCGCAAGCACTACATCACGGTCCTTGGCGCTATCAACGTCGCGTTCCTGGTTGCCGCATACCTGCGCTTCCCGACCAACGACTACAAGCCGTACCACGCACCTGACAGGGTCATCACGGCAGGTATGTGGACCATCCACTTCGGACTTGACAATGACATGTGGAGTTCGGAGCGGCGAATGCGTGACCTCTTACGAGACGCCGAGCTCGATGTTATTGGCTTGGTCGAGTCAGACCAGCAGCGTATCATCATGGGCAACCGCGACTCGACCCAGTACCTCGCCGAGGATCTCGGCATGTACGTCGACTACGGCCCAGGGCCCAACAAGCACACCTGGGGCGCAGCGCTTCTCTCCAAGTTTCCCATTATCAACTCGACACATCACCTCCTTCCCAGTCCCGTGGGTGAACTGGCGCCGGCTATCCACGCGACGCTCGACGTGTATGGCACCATGGTGGACGTTTTCGTTTTCCACTCGGGTCAGGAGGAGGACCCAGAGGATCGTCGTCTGCAGTCTGAGTATATGCGCGAGCTGATGGGTTCGACCAACCGACCCTCGGTGCTTCTCAGCTACCTGGTTACACGGCCACTCGAGGGCAACTACAACACGTACGTCAGCGAGCAGTCGGGAATGCACGACGTGGACCCGACCGACTGGGACAGATGGTGCGAGTACATTCTGTTCAAGGGCCTCAAGCGCGTCGGCTATGCCCGCATCAGCCGCAGTACCATTACCGACACGGAGTTGCAGGTGGGCAAGTTTGTAGTGCCCGAGCCCGGTTCGGCCGAAGCCACGCGCGCTTGGGAGGTGGACGCGGAAGCGCGCAACAGCCGTGTCGAAGAATCCCAGGTGCCAGAGGGTTTGCGGTTCCCGGCGGTCTTCCGCGGCGAAGGCGTCAGGGGCCACCGGTACCACGTCTTTGACGAACCAAGGTATTTCAATTACTAA